One genomic window of Pelecanus crispus isolate bPelCri1 chromosome 18, bPelCri1.pri, whole genome shotgun sequence includes the following:
- the LOC142595200 gene encoding feather keratin Cos1-1/Cos1-3/Cos2-1-like, with protein MSCYDQCLPCRPCGPTPLANSCNEPCVRQCQNSTVVIEPSPVVVTLPGPILSSFPQNTVVGSSTSAAVGSILSSEGVPISSGGFDLSCITNRYCGRRCPPC; from the coding sequence atgtcctgctacgaccagtgcctgccctgccggccctgcggcccaaccccgctggccaacagctgcaatgagccctgcgtcaggcagtgccagaactccaccgtcgtcattgagccctctcctgtggtggtgaccctgcctggacccatcctcagctccttcccacagaacaccgttgtgggctcctccacctctgctgctgttggcagcatcctcagctctgagggagtgcccatctcctctgggggctttgacctctcctgcattaccaaccgctactgtggcagaaggtgcccTCCCTGCTAA